The Candidatus Babeliales bacterium genome includes a region encoding these proteins:
- the uvrA gene encoding excinuclease ABC subunit UvrA, with the protein MKRTKIAAHEIASASVSSKRQFRDWITIVGAREHNLKNITVRVPKGTLTVVTGPSGSGKSSLTLDILFTEGKRRYMESLSSYARQFLGIARRPDVDVIEGLCPSIAIEQKTVGSNPRSTVGTITEIYDYLRVLFARVGRPRCPECKTPIQPESPDAITSMIMDQFKGLVITISAPIVHAKKGEFVHQLVDLFQKGFYRFRVDGMLCKFKVVDEIKKLKLEKTYKHTIDLLIDSVAVEDLERGRINEAVEKSFEIARGMCKITVGDQEYLYSSSRMCLNCAQSFPELEPRFFSFNSPVGACDTCNGLGVTHEWPWDKNDPEAWRMEYPEYFLDKYATEHTCPGCMGKRLNKHALSVTVGGKDIMELGDLSIEQALVFFNDLSLSSTETTIAEGAVREIIRRLTFLEEVGLGYLSINRTARTLSGGEGQRIRLATQIGSALSGVLYILDEPSIGLHQRDNDRLIQMLKRLRDQGNTVLVVEHDLDTIRQADYVIDMGPAAGVHGGQVIAAGTPDEIALHPLSLTGSYVAGVKSIPVPRLRRRPKGWLVMRDCSRNNLKNIDVSIPLGVICGVSGVSGSGKSSLIMEELAARLHRELMRPRRDADHSPVDTSANDLEGADMLGAMVVIDQSPIGRTPRSNPATYLGVFDQIRTLFSQLPESKARGFKPGRFSFNVKAGRCFECDGDGVKKVSMQFMPDVVMTCKICRGKRYNAETLAITYKGKNIADILAMTATEALPFFEAHKHIAKRLQLMCDVGLGYVQLGQPSTTLSGGEAQRIKLVDELAKRGNETLYILDEPTTGLHNSDIEKLLMVLKRLVDKGNSMIIIEHNLDVLKTVDYLIDLGPEGGDKGGMVVAEGSPTKVALSAHSHTGLYLKAVLS; encoded by the coding sequence ATGAAACGAACAAAGATCGCAGCTCATGAGATAGCTTCAGCATCCGTATCGTCCAAACGCCAGTTCAGGGACTGGATCACGATTGTTGGTGCTCGCGAGCATAATCTCAAAAACATTACCGTTCGAGTTCCTAAAGGAACGTTGACCGTGGTTACGGGGCCATCAGGATCAGGTAAAAGCTCTCTGACGCTTGATATTCTGTTTACCGAAGGTAAGCGTCGCTACATGGAATCACTGTCGTCTTATGCTCGACAGTTTTTGGGCATTGCACGACGTCCCGATGTTGACGTTATCGAAGGGCTTTGTCCGTCGATTGCGATCGAGCAAAAAACAGTCGGTTCTAACCCTCGTTCTACCGTTGGTACGATCACAGAAATTTATGATTATTTACGTGTTCTCTTTGCACGAGTAGGGAGACCGCGTTGTCCAGAATGTAAAACGCCAATCCAGCCAGAATCTCCTGATGCGATCACATCGATGATTATGGACCAGTTTAAGGGATTAGTGATCACGATCTCAGCTCCTATAGTGCACGCTAAAAAGGGCGAATTTGTACATCAGCTTGTCGACCTTTTTCAAAAAGGATTTTATCGTTTCCGTGTAGACGGCATGCTTTGTAAATTTAAAGTTGTAGATGAGATTAAGAAATTAAAGCTCGAGAAAACATATAAACATACCATTGATCTTTTGATTGATTCGGTTGCTGTTGAAGATCTAGAGCGTGGGCGCATTAACGAGGCTGTAGAAAAGTCTTTTGAGATTGCTCGTGGTATGTGCAAAATCACAGTTGGTGATCAGGAATATCTGTACTCATCAAGTCGCATGTGTCTCAACTGTGCACAATCGTTTCCAGAGCTTGAGCCGCGATTTTTCTCATTTAACTCGCCCGTTGGGGCCTGTGATACATGTAACGGGCTTGGTGTGACCCATGAATGGCCGTGGGATAAGAACGATCCCGAGGCCTGGCGTATGGAGTATCCAGAGTATTTTCTTGATAAATATGCAACCGAGCATACGTGTCCTGGATGTATGGGCAAACGTCTCAACAAGCATGCCCTCTCAGTGACAGTCGGCGGTAAAGACATCATGGAGCTTGGTGACCTGTCGATTGAACAAGCGCTTGTCTTTTTCAACGATCTTTCGCTCTCATCTACTGAAACAACGATTGCCGAAGGTGCAGTTCGCGAGATCATTCGTCGGCTTACCTTCCTGGAGGAGGTAGGTCTAGGCTATCTCAGTATCAATCGTACGGCACGTACACTTTCTGGTGGCGAAGGCCAACGAATTCGGCTTGCTACACAGATAGGCTCTGCTCTCAGCGGAGTATTATATATCCTTGATGAACCAAGTATTGGCTTGCATCAGCGAGATAATGACCGCCTGATTCAGATGCTTAAGCGTCTGCGTGATCAAGGAAATACGGTTCTTGTGGTGGAGCATGATCTGGACACGATTAGACAGGCTGATTATGTGATTGATATGGGACCAGCGGCGGGAGTTCATGGTGGGCAGGTAATTGCTGCAGGGACTCCGGATGAGATTGCATTACATCCATTGTCTCTCACCGGTTCTTATGTGGCGGGGGTAAAATCGATTCCTGTTCCACGTTTGCGCCGTAGACCAAAGGGATGGCTTGTCATGAGAGATTGTTCGCGAAATAACCTTAAAAATATTGATGTCTCGATTCCTCTCGGGGTCATCTGTGGGGTATCCGGCGTATCTGGTTCAGGAAAAAGTTCTCTAATTATGGAGGAGCTCGCAGCCAGACTTCATAGAGAATTGATGAGGCCGCGACGGGATGCAGATCATTCGCCAGTGGATACATCAGCCAATGACCTTGAGGGCGCTGATATGCTGGGGGCGATGGTGGTGATAGATCAGAGCCCTATCGGGAGGACGCCTCGCTCTAATCCAGCGACGTATCTTGGGGTATTTGATCAGATTAGGACACTGTTCTCGCAGCTTCCTGAAAGTAAAGCTCGAGGGTTTAAGCCAGGACGGTTTAGTTTCAACGTTAAGGCGGGTCGCTGCTTTGAGTGTGATGGTGACGGAGTTAAAAAAGTATCTATGCAGTTTATGCCTGATGTGGTTATGACCTGTAAGATTTGTAGGGGTAAGCGGTACAATGCTGAGACCCTGGCGATTACATATAAGGGTAAAAATATCGCCGATATCCTTGCCATGACCGCTACGGAGGCATTACCGTTCTTTGAGGCACATAAACATATCGCAAAACGATTACAGCTCATGTGTGATGTTGGTCTTGGCTATGTCCAACTAGGGCAACCGTCAACGACTCTCTCTGGTGGCGAGGCGCAGCGTATTAAGCTGGTTGACGAGCTTGCAAAACGTGGCAATGAAACTCTCTACATTCTCGATGAACCAACAACCGGGCTCCATAACAGTGACATCGAAAAGTTGCTTATGGTGCTTAAGCGCCTGGTCGACAAGGGCAATTCTATGATTATCATTGAGCACAATCTCGACGTACTCAAGACTGTTGATTACCTAATCGATCTTGGCCCAGAAGGTGGCGACAAGGGCGGCATGGTAGTCGCGGAAGGTTCACCAACTAAGGTAGCTCTCTCTGCACATAGTCACACGGGTCTTTATCTCAAGGCAGTTCTTAGTTAA